Proteins from one Fragaria vesca subsp. vesca linkage group LG6, FraVesHawaii_1.0, whole genome shotgun sequence genomic window:
- the LOC101294779 gene encoding uncharacterized protein LOC101294779, which yields MAPKVVRFVQDQNLNVHSAGVSVAGKGDASKSTKKGRLGGRKPLGDLSNRGKPDMVSKASRKPALTNFPEIIADASNKKGLSKTSGKVQTKRKPLTDVSNYTVKPQTSTVVKEESCCNYEKEGFLHDHEQCVKAMREGTQMDEMDIFLMINGPTPSKQLSSPPKASELTKFEQECLITYLKEIPEDQYTLLPIMKDSVSSPFCSPLPSPDHYTNLLSGEDCDFQLMESP from the exons ATGGCACCAAAAGTTGTTCGTTTCGTGCAGGATCAGAACCTCAATGTTCACTCTGCTG GAGTTTCTGTTGCGGGAAAGGGTGATGCATCCAAATCAACAAAGAAAGGCAGACTTGGTGGAAGGAAACCTTTGGGAGACCTATCCAATAGGGGGAAGCCTGATATGGTTAGCAAGGCATCAAGAAAGCCTGCTCTCACCAATTTTCCTGAAATCATTGCTGATGCAAGCAATAAGAAAGGCTTATCTAAGACATCTGGTAAAGTGCAGACCAAGCGAAAGCCTCTAACTGACGTGTCCAATTACACAGTGAAACCACAAACTTCTACTGTTGTGAAAGAGGAATCTTGTTGTAATTATGAGAAGGAAGGTTTCCTGCATGACCATGAACAGTGCGTTAAAGCAATGAGAGAGGGTACCCAGATGGATGAAATGGATATATTTCTGATGATAAATGGACCAACTCCATCCAAGCAGCTTTCATCTCCACCAAAAGCTTCCGAGTTAACCAAATTTGAG CAGGAGTGTCTAATAACATACTTGAAAGAGATACCTGAGGATCAATACACCTTGCTGCCTATCATGAAGGATTCAGTTTCCTCACCCTTTTGTTCTCCACTTCCTTCACCAGATCACTATACCAACTTGCTATCTGGGGAGGACTGTGATTTTCAGCTGATGGAATCGCCATAG